Proteins from a genomic interval of Ignavibacteriales bacterium:
- a CDS encoding serine hydrolase has protein sequence MKSPVSLRILALSSLSLFLSLHDVCAQIVVKDLDAFVQSVQKEFEVPGLALAIVKDGKVVVAKGYGVRKMGEAARVDEQTLFGIASNTKAFTATALGLLVEEGMLEWDAPVVKYLPWFQLSNPYVTREITIRDLLVHRSGLGLGAGDLLWWPRSTYDRKEIAKRLKFIPLVKSFRSAYAYDNVLYLIAGEVIEAISGLSWEDFVATRILAKLGMTDSNVRHSDAGGNGNVAMTHASVDGKVRPIEPFTSDNTNPAGGINASARDIAKWMIVQLDSGRVSGGTRLFSPQTTVQLWRMVTPIPAGNPPPELSALRTNFNGYALGFGVSDYHGYKFVHHTGGLPGYVSKIAMIPELKLGVAVLTNQESGEAFESITYHVLDEFIGGAKKDWLAAFKKMQARLASMTAMEEKMTVGKRDSTSRPSLPLASYAGTYSDPWYGDITVASENGKLMMRFGHTPSLEGELQHWQFDTFIARWKDRELRADAFVTFSLNPDGSIDQAKMRAVSPATDFSFDFQDLLLKPVKRSGK, from the coding sequence ATGAAAAGTCCTGTCAGCCTGCGGATCCTGGCGCTGTCTTCTCTAAGCCTGTTCCTTTCACTGCACGACGTTTGTGCCCAAATCGTGGTGAAGGACCTCGACGCGTTTGTCCAAAGCGTCCAGAAGGAGTTTGAAGTGCCGGGACTCGCTCTCGCCATTGTGAAGGACGGAAAGGTAGTCGTTGCCAAGGGTTATGGCGTCCGCAAAATGGGAGAAGCGGCCAGAGTTGATGAGCAGACGCTCTTCGGCATCGCTTCGAACACCAAAGCGTTTACAGCAACAGCGCTGGGGCTGCTCGTCGAAGAAGGGATGCTGGAATGGGACGCTCCGGTGGTGAAATACCTCCCCTGGTTCCAGCTCTCTAATCCATATGTGACACGAGAAATCACAATACGTGACCTTCTAGTGCACAGAAGCGGACTCGGTCTCGGAGCCGGTGATCTTCTCTGGTGGCCGCGATCGACGTACGACAGGAAGGAAATTGCCAAACGGCTCAAGTTTATACCGTTGGTGAAGAGCTTCCGGAGTGCGTACGCCTATGACAATGTTCTTTATCTGATTGCGGGCGAAGTCATCGAAGCGATAAGTGGACTGAGTTGGGAAGATTTTGTTGCGACGAGGATACTTGCAAAACTCGGAATGACGGACAGCAATGTCCGGCATTCAGACGCAGGCGGCAATGGGAACGTCGCGATGACGCATGCAAGCGTAGACGGAAAGGTGCGACCTATCGAGCCCTTTACGAGCGACAATACGAATCCTGCCGGCGGAATCAACGCGAGCGCCAGGGATATCGCGAAATGGATGATTGTTCAACTTGATTCAGGGCGGGTTTCCGGCGGCACAAGGCTGTTCTCTCCTCAGACGACCGTCCAGCTATGGCGCATGGTGACTCCGATACCGGCGGGAAATCCTCCGCCTGAGCTTTCGGCGCTACGGACCAATTTCAACGGCTACGCGCTTGGTTTTGGTGTGAGCGACTATCACGGCTACAAATTTGTTCATCACACCGGCGGCCTTCCGGGCTACGTCTCGAAGATTGCGATGATACCGGAGCTCAAGCTGGGCGTCGCGGTGCTGACGAATCAAGAGTCAGGTGAAGCATTTGAGTCCATTACTTATCATGTACTCGATGAATTCATCGGAGGAGCAAAGAAAGACTGGCTTGCCGCGTTCAAGAAAATGCAGGCACGACTGGCTTCCATGACCGCGATGGAGGAAAAAATGACTGTGGGTAAACGAGACAGCACCTCTCGTCCTTCTCTTCCTCTCGCTTCCTACGCCGGTACGTACTCCGATCCGTGGTACGGAGACATCACCGTTGCTTCCGAGAATGGAAAGCTCATGATGAGATTCGGCCATACACCTTCGCTGGAAGGGGAACTCCAACACTGGCAGTTTGATACGTTCATTGCCCGGTGGAAGGATCGTGAACTCCGCGCGGATGCGTTTGTGACATTTTCGCTTAATCCGGATGGGAGTATCGATCAGGCGAAAATGAGAGCGGTCTCACCTGCGACGGATTTCAGCTTTGACTTCCAGGATCTGCTCCTGAAACCGGTGAAGCGTTCAGGCAAATAG
- a CDS encoding porin family protein, producing the protein MKKTFLLILLLAIVVSTGYAQLGVGLSKGLIGGLNLATVSGGDVSKDVKSVSTYAAGIFLELNIPGPFSFEANALYSMKGAKTEAGSVTYTDTYTYIDVPVLVKFSLPVPAISPSIYAGPMYSTLLSAKTKQEGGLLPGERDIKDAMAKSDLSAVVGIGLSFTALRIDARYNMGLSALDKDGKLKMYNKVISLYVGLSL; encoded by the coding sequence ATGAAGAAAACGTTCTTGTTGATCCTGCTCCTCGCAATCGTTGTTTCGACCGGCTACGCACAACTTGGTGTTGGTCTGTCGAAAGGTCTCATCGGCGGTTTGAATCTTGCTACCGTCTCAGGCGGTGACGTTTCCAAGGACGTCAAAAGCGTCTCCACCTACGCGGCAGGAATCTTTCTTGAGCTGAACATACCGGGACCGTTTTCGTTCGAGGCGAACGCCCTCTATAGTATGAAGGGAGCAAAGACGGAAGCCGGCAGCGTTACGTACACTGATACGTATACCTACATCGACGTGCCTGTCCTGGTGAAGTTCAGCCTGCCCGTGCCGGCTATAAGCCCCTCGATATACGCTGGGCCTATGTACAGCACCCTCCTGAGCGCAAAGACGAAGCAAGAAGGAGGCCTCCTTCCCGGTGAACGCGACATCAAAGATGCGATGGCCAAGAGTGATCTCAGCGCTGTGGTAGGAATCGGGCTCAGTTTCACTGCCCTCAGAATCGATGCCCGTTACAACATGGGTTTGTCGGCGTTGGACAAAGACGGGAAGCTCAAGATGTACAACAAAGTCATCTCACTGTACGTCGGACTAAGCTTGTAG
- a CDS encoding matrixin family metalloprotease, producing the protein MTTRKALAYLGMLISVLVLITLYTDRARHAPVDGSESGEVAQEIPTAEFPVDYALGEFDERFGITKEKFLEIAEQAKRVWEDAAGRRLFSLHGEGTLKINLIFDWRQERLLGAMKAKATLDGTGRSFDQLQSDYNERSRMLDQYRRSFEESAGSYRVHLDGYNARVARWNESKDHSDSEYNALQSARREIESEQSNLEKKRADLNSRGEEFNKLGEKLTELAGKHNVDVENFNGTYAQSRDFEKGLFDGKSINIYEFEKEDDLKLALVHEFGHAIGLGHVDNPKAIMYRKLAVQDMNPIHLASEDLTLLLAKVK; encoded by the coding sequence ATGACCACAAGAAAAGCGCTCGCATATCTAGGGATGCTCATTAGCGTCCTGGTCCTGATCACGCTCTACACTGACAGGGCGCGTCACGCCCCCGTCGATGGTTCCGAATCCGGTGAAGTAGCGCAGGAAATTCCGACCGCGGAGTTCCCGGTTGACTATGCGCTGGGGGAGTTTGATGAACGATTCGGGATCACCAAAGAGAAGTTCCTGGAGATCGCAGAGCAAGCGAAGAGGGTGTGGGAGGATGCAGCGGGCAGACGTCTCTTCAGCCTTCACGGTGAGGGGACCCTGAAAATCAATCTGATATTCGATTGGCGCCAGGAACGTCTGCTGGGAGCAATGAAGGCCAAAGCGACGCTGGATGGCACCGGACGGTCGTTTGATCAACTGCAATCCGACTACAACGAACGATCGCGCATGCTTGACCAGTACCGCCGTTCGTTTGAGGAATCAGCCGGGTCCTACAGGGTTCATCTGGACGGTTACAACGCCCGTGTCGCACGCTGGAACGAGAGTAAGGACCACAGCGACAGCGAGTACAACGCGCTCCAGTCCGCACGCAGGGAGATCGAATCGGAACAGAGCAATCTCGAGAAGAAAAGGGCTGACCTGAATTCCCGGGGTGAGGAGTTTAATAAGCTTGGTGAGAAATTGACGGAGCTTGCAGGCAAGCACAACGTGGATGTCGAGAATTTCAATGGCACGTACGCCCAGTCGAGGGATTTCGAAAAGGGACTCTTTGACGGCAAGTCCATCAACATCTATGAATTTGAGAAAGAAGATGATCTGAAACTCGCGTTGGTGCACGAGTTTGGACACGCCATCGGCTTGGGGCATGTGGATAATCCGAAAGCGATCATGTATCGCAAACTGGCTGTTCAGGACATGAATCCTATCCATCTCGCGAGCGAAGATTTGACCCTCCTGTTGGCGAAGGTGAAATGA